The following are encoded in a window of Platichthys flesus chromosome 19, fPlaFle2.1, whole genome shotgun sequence genomic DNA:
- the LOC133975241 gene encoding acidic phospholipase A2 HTe-like: MNTLRTLLLLAAGLSVVLSRRGKALPQFGKMIEQLTNKWFWKFLDYGCYCGKGGSGTAVDKLDRCCQVHDNCYGDAEKRGDCWPILQSPYVAWYTSTQHDGSKITCDKNSNDECEQFICECDRKAAECFARSPYNETLWDLPRDQCQ; the protein is encoded by the exons ATGAACACCCTCCGAACTCTGCTACTCTTGGCTGCCGGCCTCTCTGTGG TCCTGTCTCGCCGCGGCAAGGCTCTCCCCCAGTTCGGTAAAATGATCGAACAGCTGACTAATAAGTGGTTCTGGAAGTTCCTTGACTATGGCTGCTACTGTGGAAAGGGCGGCTCTGGCACGGCTGTGGACAAGCTGGACAG GTGCTGTCAAGTGCATGACAACTGTTACGGTGACGCCGAGAAGCGCGGCGATTGCTGGCCTATCCTCCAGAGCCCTTACGTCGCGTGGTACACCTCGACACAGCACGATGGGAGTAAGATCACCTGTGACA agaaCAGCAACGATGAATGTGAgcagttcatctgtgagtgtGACAGGAAGGCCGCCGAGTGTTTCGCCAGATCACCTTATAACGAGACGCTCTGGGACCTGCCCAGGGACCAATGTCAGTAG